AAGTTAACATTGTGAATGAACAACTTTCAGATAAGGTCATTTTTAAGTTAAGCATTTTTTTAACAGTGGAAATATTTTCCCACAGCTCCACCCTCTACATTGGCAGTAGAGTCTCCCACCCCTGTTACCCCTGGTGGAGAGGCAGAACTTATGATGATTGACTGCCCCATatttgaattttcaaagtgtcCTAGCAACTTATCTGATCAAGAGAATGAAATGCCTTTGGTGATGGATAGGGGCAGGAGAAAAGGTAAAATCCTTTACTTTTATTCCCTACTCTTCATATTTCTTTAGCTTTCGAATCTGTTTCTCTGCACATAATCTCACTAATTTTCTGTGTCTTCTAACAAGTTTGAGCTGTCTCACCAATCTGCTGCTGTGTCTTTCACAACAAACTCACCATTGTCACCATTTCTGGAAGTGGTAAACGTAAAATGGTCATGTATTTGTCACACACACGCACTGCTTGTGTTTCTGCAGGTGGGCTGGTTGTTCACTCCTTTCTGGGCTTAGGCTTGGGTTTGAGTGATGTGACAAATCTCTCCCCTGCAGCCTATCAGAAGCCTTTGTATACTCAAGTTACCCCTCAAGCCTCCACTCGCAAGCGGCGATGCACGAGCACTGTCAACTACAAGGAGCCATCAATCAGTTCGTAAGTACTTCCAATAACAATAATATTTGAAGAAATATTTTGACCACAATTatctttaatttcttttttaatgtgctataaatgctttaaatcttttttattttttttatcatatattatttattgtatctCTTAAAGCTAATTTTGCACTTTGCAGTTTATTAATGTgctttgttttcattatttttttattatttagaaaaCTTAGACGTGGTGACAAATTCACGGACACCCGTTTCCTACGTTCCCCTATCTTCAAGCAGAAACCGACGTCCCGTCGGAGTTCAATTcaaaagatggaaaaatataacgAGTCATTTGTGGGCTGTCATTGAATAGCTCAGACTGTGTAAAATAGTTTCTGCccagcttcattgaattccagTAATGTCTCTCTAAACCACTGCATCAAtataataatttagtttttttaatgtcTGTTACATAATTGAAGTTTTTGTTTCATCTCATGATTTTAATTGTGAATATTGATTAAAGTTTGTCATTTTAATTGTCACaagaattttagtttttaaaaatattaacaatCTTCTCTGAAAATAGGAGTccagatataaaaaattaattgaaaagcATTCTACTTGTCCATCAATGTGATAACATTTtaacccaaaaaaaacaaacaaaaaaaacacgtaAGATTCCATCTCTTTTGAGAAGGTTAGAAATGTGAGGTTTCACTaaaatgtgtccagttctcaagGTTGCTTTCTAATAGTCGAACTTTggaattttaaatgttaaatatgaaGATTCGTTCAGAGGTCATTGCAGCCATGCAAAAGGGGCGCATTTCTGCCCTCATTAGGATGCTTGGCTCCTTGCACCTCAACTGTGAGATGTCAGTAATTAAAACAATACTGTACTTAATGTTCAATTGCTTTGAGCTTATGAAACTTGTTTGGGATCAAAAAGAATAAAACTTTGTGAATGTAAACACAATGATACCAACTTTAGGCAGGCAGGCATGCAAGACCCAGTTAGTGGATGCTTTAAATACATGTCGCTTTTCTAAAATGaattacttcttttttttaattatatatacacactacacaatCACTGTCATCAAGTCTTAAACCTACAATCATGTAAAtgtgtagttaacatgaacctgTGATCTGCTGTACTCTCACATAAAAACTTTGTGTGCAAAATCACCTTCAAAAACATCTACCAGCCTGTTGTTGGGCAATATAATGCacattaacaactgacaaagCTACAATTCAAACACATTTATTGAAGATATTTTATGCTTTCTTTTGTGCTGTAGCAGCTTTCTGGAGCTTCTTCATCTCGTGCTTGATGATCTTGTTCCTCTGCAGAGAGTAAAAACAATCATATAGGTTAGTTTGTGTTCGCACCACCTCTTCTGAAGCATTATACAAGTTTTTTCTACTATCCAACAAAAACATACCATTTTCTTGGCCTTCATCACCTTGTAGCGATCAAAGTCAGACATTGTGGACCTCTGTTAAGACAATATGATATTTAGCATGGTAGGAAAACATTAAGCAGCAGATAAATATTCTTGCATGTTAAATTCTCTGTAGGTTAAGACATCACATAATAGTCCATTTTACTTTAGCAAAagcataaataaaaacatttaaatcaccATCAGCCAACAAACAACTGTTGTGTTACATTGTAGGACTCAATAGGGTCTTGAACTAAGTAACTGATTGGAGTGACATCAAATACCTTCTTTCTGGCCTCAATTTTCTTGGCCCAGCTGCTTTCTGCCCACTTCTGGTTGACCTCTGCCTTTTCCCAGGCGCGTCTCACGTACTTCTGACGGGCGCTTAAGTCAACCGAAAATGTGATGTACGAAATTGACAAAGAATGTAATCAGCAAATATATACAATTAAATCAACTTTGCCAGGAAACTTGAAAGGAAAAAAGAACAACAATCgaaaaaaagaaacatggatatgattcagctcagtgaataaaaatattaaatgaaaaaaaaaaaaaaaactagcacaTGAGCTTACCTGTGAGGTACTTTGATAACATAGTCGGTGAGCTGCAAACACTTGAATGGCATAGCCTGTCTCTTCACTCCAGTGCATGGGCCATCTACCAGTgcctaaataatgacaaaaacagTCCAGTTACACTTCTACAAAAACTGCCAACCTGCCATATGTGATTTAGCACAAAGAACCAGGTTACATGCACGTTAGACCTTCTTATTAAATGAAATACTGTACCAGCACATTATACAGTTTCAATCACAAACTCACCCTGTTTTGGTCAATAACATCTACAATTGCCACCAGCTTGCCCTCATGTGGGCCGAATGCAACGAAGGCAACGCGGCCGATTTCGACAAAGCGCTTAAACACCTGAGAAACAAACATTGAAAGGAAAATACAAATGAGACTTATGCATTGTCAGTTTGAAAGCCTTTCAAAAACATTTGGACCGTAAGACACGAACTGGCATTCCCTTTCTCGGAAAAGAAATAACTGGAGACGCACATTTAACACACTTTATCTATTTTGGTTGGTTGCCATATTTCAAACTCGTTAGCCCTCATTTCCATTGTACAACTGTCCCTGGTATACACACATGAATGAGCCTCAACGTAGCACATTAACCACACGCTAAGACGCATTAATAATATAGGCGCCGTTAATTTAGCATGTTTAGGCAGTAATGAAATATAAAACACGAATCTAGTCTACTTGATCGTAAAGTGTCAGTAATTCCGGCCTAACTCACTCTACCACGTTGTTTCGAGACATGCTTAAAGCTTATTTCCAAACCAATAGCGCCAAATGGATTATTTATAACAGAGAAACACTATCTATGGGGCATTAAGACGTTGAGATATGTATTTAATATGTTCTTTATGGGAAACGCTacagaaaatactttatttactcaatttcagcCTCCGCGTAAGTGAGTTCACTCACCATGATGGCAGACCGTGGTAGAAAAAGGACTAAAGCACTTCCGCTCGCGAATGATGAGGCTTCCGTTTCCACACTGCGCACGCGCGGAGCGATTTCAGTCGTCAAAAACAGTAAAGTATCTGTTGGAATTTATCTGGATTCGACAGATCAATACATGTAGTGTTTATTTTACAGTTTCAGTTCAAATCATACAAGACCAAGCATGTGCTGTGACAATACCACAGATGGTAATTTTAGGCAAGAAAACAAATGGGGGGAAAACAACAAAGGGGAAATTTCCAGAGCtttcacaaaattaaatattttatgtaactaCTGGTAGgcacattataaaaaaacatcataaacttttttgttgttgttggttatCGCAAGAATGGCACAGAAGCTTTACACCCCGCCGTTATTTTAGAGCTACTTGGTTTTAACTGAATGGGTTAAACCAGCAGAGACTGACCACTTGTGTTAAAATACGGTCAACGGatttagaaaggaagtcccgccttacaagtaaaagaacctatcaccttttagatatagacatcgcctgtcaatcaactcaagtaCGCGCATGAGCCTTATCTATACAAGGCAGGCGTAATctaaggtaaagaagcacaatttatgatatcagtgttgtcagattggactgctgatttaaaatatgttattttgtagtaatattgaccaaccgtttttgagatttctgtctttccccattcaagtagataggagctacacttgtatgccgcttgtttataaaaatagctgcccagcctgcccggtagcgttccaaagatggccgccgagtagactgacttgctaaaaagactttggttaAACACAGTTCAGTGTGTGACCGTTAGTTGGCAGTAAGAAGAACACAGCAGATGTTGCAGATGTTTGCAATTACACATAAATACAACCTTAACAATAATCTTGTACTGAAATATATGGAGTCATATGCAAGTGGCTCGTTGGTCTAGGGGTATGATTCTCGCTTAGGGTGCGAGAGGTCCCGGGTtcaaatcccggacgagccctTACATTTTTGGTTACTTGAAATGataattactttattgctgtagTATAGACAACAATAGCAAAGAGCAAGCAAGAGAAATGTCACCTTAGCCTTAGAgataaaaatatatccacagtATTATTGGAATACTAtgtaaatcaattaaaaaaaattacatggaaACAATAGTTTTCGTCAAAAATCAgttattacatacagtattattataacttttttattattaggcTAACTTCATATAGTGCTTTCAATATTTAACAAGAAACGTCTTTccttttttcatgcatttaattttatttttacgaAGAATAAACAACATTATGAAGAAGAATCAGAAATTTTCATTGGACAGAGTACTTTTTTATTGCAGACATTAGGCTATATAGTGAATTGACATGACTAATAATTAACAACGTCCTCTATCGGCGATAAATAAGAATTAATATAAACTGGGTGAAAGGTGGGTGTTTGACAGAGATCTTctttgaaacacacacaaaagggATGTGGTTATTTGCACTGTTTGTGTGTCAGTCCACTTTCTCACAAAAATAATATTCTAGTGATGACAGTCCAGAGGATCTATGAGAATGAATCAAGGAGGTAAGCTTGTGCATAtatttatttctgtctgtctgtttgtgtgtgtgtgtgtgtgtgtgtgtgtgtttaaaacataatatttctttaaatatgcTTTGCTTTGATGGCaccagtattatttatttatttatttatttgcattaaatgGCAATATGTttcctaaattatgtattatgtaTCAGTCCTTGTGAAATACTCTAGGGACATGTCCTACTTCTGCAGTTAGAGAGAAATATTCTGATAACAAGGGCCAAAAAGATgatgagaaagaaaagaaaaaatcactTAGAAGGAAATAGTTGAGTTGGATGTCATTAAATCTTCTTGTCTTATGTGGAAGTGCATTTGTGCATGATTCTGTTCATTCTACATTATAGATCAGGGTGGATCTCCAGTTGGCTGCCCTCCTGGTGcccaacctctctctctctcaacttgAAAAAGCAGAAAACAGAATCCTAAAGTATAAGTATGTGCAGGGGCGGATCTACCGGGGTGGCAAATtatggcaaatgccaccctaagaaaaggcattgccaccccatctgccactcCAGTATaagtatacaaatgtataaaatataaatgtaagatgtTGACATTGTGTGGGGTTTATTCATGTTGAACTGCCTCAACTCTCACCATACGCACAAATTACTACACAGACTGATAGTGTGATAGATTACAGTGGCAGCCAATCAAGTGAAAGTATATCAGTGGTCAATTGCGTGATAGGTTAAAGAAGCGGCCAATGGTGTGATGGTTTACAGCGGCAGCCAATCGCGTACTTGCTGCTGCAGCGCATTTCGCAGTGTTTGGGCATGCACGGGCTTAGGTTTTTTTGAGCTTATCTCTTCAACCACAACAACAATATGACAGTATGGACAAATACATGAAGAAAAAGAGGTAAGAGATTCATTTCTCAGGTTttttttccaagtcttcactgaatgattattcgaTATATTGCCGTCAGTTGAGACATGTCCTCAGTACtttctgaaatagctttcgtcaggtatgtgtataatccaaatgaaacatctccagttcttgagtagaagtttctatttcatctgatctgtgtatgttttgattggcgatccggcgctggaatgtgttattttgaattttatgataaacgttcattgtggctgttatcagtgtcgtttagtgtcagcagttttttctgcagcttACGCTCTTTTCCGGGAAATAGAAAAGCAAAaaatgtcccccattgtgatggccttctcggCCATATTGTTTGCGTGTATGTTGAGCTTGTGTTTTGCCTTTATCTCCAtctctcttaatcactctcaggtgAGTTGATTGTTAACGGGGAGCACCGGCATGCAGTGCGTTTCCTacctatataaactgagtgtttcatggcaGATGACTTTATGGTGGCTTATTCGGGAGCCGGCGAGCCCTGAGacccttctctctcactctctctctctctcatgtctcCTCTCCTCCCCCTGCTTTCCATCCTGTTCCTCCCCTTTCCGTCCCCTCCCATACCAACCGGCTCCTCGACTCCGGGGATTGCACTACCCGCCGGTTTCCCCTGCCCTTCTCCGTTTTCACAGTGTAATAGTCCACTGACTCCTCGATTGGCAAAGCTGTACACACTTCTTGGGCTTTGCCAGCAAGATTACACTGCAGCAACAGAGCCCACATATCTTTTGGCCAGTTTAGCTTCACAGCGACGTGTTCGAAAGCAATAAAATAAGAGTTTACCTCCGCTTCTCGAAAAGGCGAAACCAATTTAATGTATCTCCCGACATGAAAGTCAGATTTTGATGCATCGGAAACACTAGAGGAAGACGCCGTAGAACGCGGTGCAGCAACCAGACGATTACGTAGGCTTAACGCTTCAAGCTTAAGCCTACGCAATGTAATGTCGCGATTTGCTTCAACTTCAACAGCGCTCACATGAAGCAGCTGGGTTTCATGCTCCTGCTTCTTTAAGGCTAGTTCAAGCTTTTCAATTGAAGTGTGATTTGCGGATCTACAGAAGATGGCTTTTTACGGCCACTTACCAAATTTGACTTCACAGACACGGCATCCAAGCTAGTTTCAGTTTCTTCCCCGTGCTATGATGTTTGATCTGGCAAGAAACCTTCCTTTACAACATTTTTATATAACTCTCGTTTTATCACACGTTTCTGTGCCCCTCTGGAAACAGTCATATTAAAAAAGTCAGCTATCAAAAGCAGATCTTTTTTCTACACGGATTGAATACCTCCAACGTAGGAGACGGCGTAAACATTATTAAATCGAAATccatatttttttacaaacaaatatTGGATCTCCTCACCTACCAAAGTTTAAAGCAGCTAAACAAATTTACCTATTTAACGACACAGTTGAGCTCTGAAAAGACGAGAAAATAGATGATCGAGTCTGCATTATTTTACTAATTGATACACATGCTGTCGATTATCAAGTCTAACAAAATAGACAGACGAATCTCCAATTATTAAACGAACAGACAAACGAGCTCCCAATTGTTACACTAAACGAGCCCCCAGTTGTTACACTAAATGACCAGACGAGCCCCCAATTTTTACGTCCTTCCCCGTCTAGGTTTGGGAAGGGGGTAACAAGGAAATAATAAGAAcggaaaaatgtataaaaataacttAACAGGCAGCTAAAGAGGTATCCTCTCCTGTCCCACCGCTGTCACAAAGATTACCCAAATCAATCAAAAATCATATTTACTTACaagttcacacacacaaaaaaagggaaGCTTCAAACATCTTCAGGAGGGGACCAggacaaaacaacaaacaaatatcTTCTGTCTAATTTTAAGGAGTACTTTCTAAGCTttacaaacaaaattaaaattaacaacaAAACTATTTCCTTACTCCTTCTCTAaaccaaaaacaggagaaaacatggTCAATAACAAAAATGGCATCCTCCTACAAGTAACAACAGGTAACAACTAAAATAAGTTGAGGAAACAGTATAATACAacaacaatagtaatagtaatagtaatagtaatagtacaATTGCTAGTTGTCTGGGGCAGGAGAAAACCATCTCGGCAGCCTGGAGACAAAAGGCCTCCCAGAAGTGAGTTAACTCTACAGCTTTATCCTCAAGCTCTCCATCCAGCAACCAATCAGAGCAAGGCAGCAATCAAAGGTAACCACTGTTAGCTGCTGTCCATTAACCTTTGCAATgaggagagcgagagagaaggaaagagaaagagagagagagagcaaaacacCACAAAACACTGCCACAGTACAGACAACACATACACAGAAATTAGTAAAATTACCACTGCCCATgtattattcaaataaaaataataatactgggACGTAACACTTGCTGACATCATAGACAAATTAAATGTTGCTTACTAATCTGTGCTGTGATTGGGCAGTGGAGAGACCGCATTTAACGCATGATGATTTCATATGGATGGCTGCAACACCCCATGATAGAGTGTTTAGGGATGATCAGTCCCTCTCTTCCCATGTCTTTTATCTATGGATCACGTTCAAGCATTGATGGCCAGTATGGAAAAGCCATCTAAGAAATCAGACTGTACTCACCTACAGaaataatgagttttaattaaatgatcttgctgttttttcttaTAAATGCTTTTTATTCAACCTTCTTATTTCTCCCTGGGTCATTTAGGATGCAGGACTTTACGTATTTGTTGACCAATCAGAGGACTTTAGCCAGGATGTGCTCAATGTCAGAGACATCATCAGTGCTATTCCAGATGAAAAAAAAGGATGAACAAGATGGGAGATGAGAGGGAGAGCAGAAgggatattaacaacagaaaggAGTGAACTGAGAAATATGCAAAGAGAACAAGGGAATGCTTGGAAGACTGAGAACATGAGTTAGAAACACGAGTTAGAGTGATAAAAGGATCAGATGAAGGTGTGACATAAGAGATAGATACCAGAGGTAAAATGGAAGGTTTAAAAATACATGGAAACaaggaaggggaaaaaaaaagtcaaaacctGTTTTTATACCTTTCGATAATTATGttttacacataaaacatgatataTCTATACTTTATGAACTCTGTTTTTCATACTACAGCTGAATTAATAAATAGTAGTAATATTAAGgtatttatagtaataaataaatacaacaactGTCATTCAATAAAGTAACCAAGTACACTTCATTTAGCttgtaatatttatataaacCTAAATATGTTCTAATATCAAGAAATCGAGAAAACCAGTGTGCACATCAAATATGGGTGTGTTTATTAAGGTTTCATACATCACTTAAGCAATTAATTTAATGCATCAACACATTGATCCTGTCTTAAAACATTAACTTacatttaaaaatcaagtttATTTTGTTTATCTTGTTTAAAGTGATGAGGCAATGACCAGTCATACGTCTCAGTGTTTATCCAGGCGGACTCTTctgttaaacaaataaaataattaagcaAACAAAGTAATTTATCCTTCATGACAAAttttatactcactgagcactttaatagaaacaatatggtcctaataaagtgtctgacgtggtcttctgctattgtagaccatctgcctcaaggttcgacatgttgtgcattctgagattctgctcactacaattgtacagagtggttatctgagttaccatagcatttctgtcagttcgaaccagtatgGCCGTtctatgttgacctctctcatcaacaaggcatttctgtccacagaactgccactgaccagatgttttttggtttttggcaccattctgagtaaactctagagactgttgtgcatgaaaatcccaggagatcagcagttacagaaataatcaaaccagtccatctggcaccaacaatcatgccatggtctaaatcactgagaacacttttttttccccattctgatggttgatgtgaacattaactgaagcccctgacccgtatctgcatgattttatgcattgcactgctgccacatgattggctgattagataatcacatgaataagtaggtgtacaagtgttccctataaagtgctcagtgagtgtataattaAGCTCACTTTAATTGACTAAAAATGCTTTGGAAAGTGAGTGGTGCTTGTGTGTTCAAATCTCGCTTTCACAATGCTATGTTGTTGTGGGCAGATGCCAGGGGGGTTttatgcagttgctagtgtgttctgggtggttgcaaagtgattgcttactggcccaGGTTAAAAAAGGCCATCCATATAGTCCTAGATGTGGATTGGGTTCTCCCTCCCTGTAAGTCTACGGGATCTTCttggcttagaaaagtaatagcttTTACAGCTGCATTCCTGTCGTAGACCTCTCTTTAATAAGATGCATGATTTGAGGTTTCATTTATCCATAGCACAAATTATGCTATGTGCAGATATGGGAGCGATACTCTTGCCTTATAGCAGGCACCACAAATAAGCTAGTTAATTTAAGATAGttaaaattaaaggtgctgtaagcgattttagccgttctaacttccacgagactgagccgttgatttagccatgcccactctttccaaaacaccgcaTCGatacccagggttggggagtaacggaatacatgtaacgggattacgtatttaaaatacaaaatataagtaactgtattccactacagttacaatttaataaTTGGTCatgagaatacagttacattcaaaaagtattttgattactgaagagattactttgcattttattgtcatttgtttcatttattatttagtcctttcagatggaaaacatttatacatataaatgatgtgatccaaagtgcatttgaacagcggtgaaacactttcttatggtgtgttacattcatacgagcagacagagaaaattaagtttgaagtaaatttggagcagaagaaatagaaataaattgtcagctttacactaagctaatatgctatttctagccattttacatgcacatgttaccaggcacgatcatatttttttatcaagaaaattcacgttggatcataatttctttttttcctagtaagacctttgatattagggcaaaaattgtattcttgataatcatttttgtattgttttcctgtaaaaaatctaaaaatccttaaaacaagatcagtttgatttatcttgttttagaaacaacactgcataagatatttaggtttttcagagaatgtatttttaacatgtgtattttgtcttactatgCTGGCAGAGTTTtgatagtcaaaacaagtgaaaaaatctaccggtgctgaagaagtaatccaaagtatttagaatacattaatgaCCTTGactaatctaacggaatatgttacaaattacattttacagcatgtattctgtaatctgtagtggaatacatttcaaaagtaaccctcccaaccctgtcaatACCATTAAAAACTGACACAAAGCATGTTCCCACTTTTGTCAAACACAACGGTAGcgaaatagtgccctcaactgacaaattattaattagaatatggcattaagcctcagtaATTCGCTGCAATGACAACACtatgagcaaaatgattgacaggcagaaagcatcagagacctATACTTGGCAGAGACCGCGGTACATGGACACATTTCTGTTTGCTGTTTATAAAGTctagagttgtcacagagacaagtgagatatctcaggacacttatttcagtgatatctttcagggagtaggaacattttttgcattcctttccatgaaaaaacatttttttgtttacagcacctttaaccacCACATTTTGGTTAACCAGAGACTCCATATACTGATGTTTTCACCCATTTACTAGTTCTTACCTGTCTTGAGCCACTGAAAAACCAAACACCTCCACTTCACACAGACTCAGAGTTCCTTCTCTTGGGAGAACTACTGTCACATAACGTCCTTCCAGCAGTCTGCCACAGCTAAAGGACTTAGTTTCACCTGCTGTGATATTTGACACTGTAGCACATCTacaaggagaaagagagaaattaaGTGACCAAAAAGTAATGAGACTGTGAAAACATGAAAagttacttgttttgtttttctcttctcACATCCAGTTGTCCTTTCCATTGTTTTCCAGCGAGTTCCCAACACGG
The sequence above is a segment of the Myxocyprinus asiaticus isolate MX2 ecotype Aquarium Trade chromosome 34, UBuf_Myxa_2, whole genome shotgun sequence genome. Coding sequences within it:
- the LOC127425387 gene encoding 60S ribosomal protein L14-like — its product is MVFKRFVEIGRVAFVAFGPHEGKLVAIVDVIDQNRALVDGPCTGVKRQAMPFKCLQLTDYVIKVPHSARQKYVRRAWEKAEVNQKWAESSWAKKIEARKKRSTMSDFDRYKVMKAKKMRNKIIKHEMKKLQKAATAQKKA